A portion of the Fulvia fulva chromosome 1, complete sequence genome contains these proteins:
- a CDS encoding Eukaryotic translation initiation factor 3 subunit D yields MAPIALQDLQDVINALPPASDTWGPPTTTETTLNGVPYAPFSKGDKLGRMADWTSEGKEREGRGGRQQFNNRYRDQIYGAGPGGLQTVFNIEGQNEESSFSLVDRSQTSARSRGFGGRGSAVFRGRGGQRGGVQNQRGGRGTFQRVGGGRGGQQGFNDRGRGGRRGGRFGWKDWDKPQRNREASVQPKDSWRLLDEIDFNRLSKLNLDTGEGEDLDDYGFLYYYDRNFDKQPGAPTSTRKLTVLDRAAYNVTTSSDPVIQELADKDEATIFATDNILSMLMCAPRSVYSWDIVLLKQGNKIYVDKREGSSLDMVTVNENAADAPLEMSEGNKDQINSPGALKEEATHINNVFPLQVVQESETMKRDMNNEHPFYNANEETDPPASKAYKYRRFDLSLEADTEPLHLVVRSELDAVVKNNISGEDQFLTIHALNEFDNKAQGAGGALDWRSKLASQRGAVVATEMKNNSCKLARWTVQSILAKADLMKLGFVSRANPKSTNEHVILGVLGYKPREFANQMNLNLNNGWAIVRTFIDLVMKEPGDGKFVLVKDPNKPVMRLYNVPPNTFEEDEDAGEAFSTVPEEGADE; encoded by the exons ATGGCGCCCATTGCATTGCAGGACCTGCAAGATGTCATCAACGCTCTGCCCCCCGCCAGCGACACCTGGGGCCCACCGACCACCACCGAGACGACGCTAAATGGCGTCCCATACGCACCCTTCTCCAAGGGCGACAAGCTGGGACGCATGGCGGACTGGACATCTGAGGGCAAGGAGCGGGAAGGCCGCGGCGGCCGACAGCAGTTCAACAACCGGTACCGCGATCAGATCTATGGCGCAGGCCCAGGTGGTCTGCAGACGGTCTTCAACATCGAGGGACAGAACGAGGAAAGCTCTTTCAGCCTGGTAGACCGTTCGCAAACATCGGCTCGATCGCGTGGCTTTGGAGGCCGAGGTAGCGCAGTATTCCGTGGCCGCGGCGGACAGCGTGGTGGTGTGCAGAACCAGAGAGGAGGGCGTGGCACATTCCAGCGTGTTGGCGGCGGACGAGGCGGACAGCAGGGCTTCAACGATCGTGGTCGTGGTGGTCGACGAGGCGGCAGATTCGGCTGGAAAGACTGGGACAAGCCACAGCGCAACCGAGAGGCCTCCGTGCAGCCAAAGGACTCGTGGCGGTTACTCGACGAGATCGACTTCAATCGACTCTCGAAGCTCAACCTCGATACCGGCGAAGGCGAGGATCTCGACGACTATGGCTTCCTCTACTACTATGATCGCAACTTCGACAAGCAGCCAGGCGCACCCACGTCGACGCGAAAGCTTACTGTCCTCGATCGTGCCGCCTACAACGTCACAACATCTTCGGATCCAGTCATTCAGGAGTTGGCCGATAAGGACGAGGCCACCATCTTCGCCACTGACAATATCCTCTCGATGCTCATGTGTGCCCCTCGTAGCGTGTACAGCTGGGATATCGTGCTGCTGAAGCAGGGTAACAAGATCTACGTGGATAAGCGCGAGGGGAGCAGTCTCGACATGGTTACAGTCAATGAGAACGCGGCAGACGCACCACTGGAGATGAGCGAAGGCAACAAAGACCAGATTAACAGCCCTGGCGCCCTCAAAGAGGAGGCTACGCACATCAACAATGTGTTCCCTCTCCAGGTTGTGCAAGAGTCTGAGACTATGAAGCGGGACATGAACAACGAGCACCCCTTCTACAACGCGAACGAAGAGACGGATCCTCCTGCTTCCAAGGCCTACAAATACCGACGATTCGACCTGTCTCTCGAAGCTGACACCGAGCCACTTCATCTTGTGGTCCGTTCCGAGCTGGATGCTGTCGTGAAGAACAACATCAGCGGCGAGGACCAGTTCCTGACCATTCACGCATTGAACGAGTTCGACAACAAGGCGCAAGGCGCGGGAGGTGCTCTGGACTGGAGGTCGAAGCTTGCCTCACAGCGAGGTGCCGTGGTCGCCACAGAAATGAAGAACAACTCCTGCAAACTCGCACGCTGGACTGTGCAGTCCATCCTGGCAAAGGCGGATCTCATGAAGCTAGG ATTCGTCTCTCGAGCCAACCCCAAGTCCACCAACGAGCATGTCATTCTCGGTGTGCTCGGCTACAAGCCTCGGGAGTTTGCCAACCAGATGAACTTGAACCTCAACAACGGTTGGGCCATCGTTCGCACATTCATCGATCTGGTCATGAAAGAGCCAGGTGACGGCAAATTTGTCCTCGTCAAAGACCCCAACAAGCCAGTCATGCGCCTTTACAACGTTCCTCCGAACACTTTCGAGGAGGACGAGGATGCTGGTGAGGCATTCTCAACAGTGCCTGAGGAAGGAGCAGATGAGTAG
- a CDS encoding Nitrogen permease regulator 3: MAHSDATNAIGLVAVLLLIRSRSGPRLVFHHPEEAQPTFPARQAQRSDTDDSSSETDDDNDASDRKAARTSAKVDGNEDGHANGRLGSESVFGHSIDSLEKLLSPGRWCDRKKFEIRINRLTFVGHPVYSLEDGAWTAKDKSAKDARKAKETTNREYADYHMYLNPESLANTPPHLGPMRDAERDFTHMPDSFDSQTIDKLGTSADSHATVSSGGQAAEQLSLFHVVFVLSSHDHERQQRANAVYNDLAKVLSRALHYCQKQANYVSNESRRLLALRAKAKQNHWPLPELRKQLIETSELAWALKEIFEHVSTGAIAAVRLNGMEMSLHVDGSNDARTDGSNDDLDSLCALLLLERKETLLQELSHPDAAPLAHFVREHMATKSLQKNANRLGVPIKDVLFLAQHLLKWRKARLITPLHQRNTYVVSPSAPLNQLSRLGEEYAKAYPTLPSLPNMLKILSGKPIKYGLLIPSRDHRVAYMDILSFLARHRLVVQLKTCGWLRIPKDLAKQTRLSGIDPNRRPVSVRSLLSPHLRPMEDDLESVSSDRTAIALSTNKNMKRPGQGTATTSVLITDPAYPTEEQARLLEALQDRLDHELAEHFSSFLHLLDGEHAFEDIAARIGVKRVKVEEWLADFETRGWLMSVRYICA; encoded by the coding sequence ATGGCACATAGCGACGCGACGAATGCCATCGGCCTCGTCGCAGTCCTCCTACTGATACGGTCCCGTTCTGGACCTAGGCTTGTCTTCCATCATCCAGAGGAGGCACAGCCGACCTTCCCAGCCCGACAAGCACAGCGCTCCGACACAGATGACTCGAGCTCAGAGACTGACGATGACAATGATGCTTCCGACAGAAAAGCTGCCCGGACCTCTGCAAAAGTTGATGGCAACGAAGACGGTCATGCCAACGGACGCCTCGGCTCCGAAAGTGTATTTGGTCACTCTATCGACAGCTTAGAGAAGCTACTGTCCCCGGGAAGGTGGTGTGATAGGAAGAAATTCGAGATCAGGATTAATCGTCTTACCTTTGTCGGCCACCCTGTATACTCGCTGGAAGATGGCGCCTGGACAGCCAAGGATAAATCAGCTAAAGATGCCCGCAAAGCCAAAGAGACCACGAACCGAGAATACGCAGACTACCATATGTACTTGAATCCGGAAAGCCTGGCGAATACACCGCCCCACCTGGGCCCGATGCGAGATGCAGAACGAGACTTTACGCACATGCCCGACAGCTTTGACTCGCAAACCATTGACAAGCTCGGGACCTCAGCAGACAGCCATGCTACAGTATCCAGTGGGGGTCAAGCGGCGGAGCAGTTATCCTTGTTCCACGTTGTTTTTGTGTTATCTTCGCATGACCATGAACGTCAGCAACGCGCGAATGCAGTGTACAACGATCTGGCGAAAGTTCTTAGCAGAGCCCTTCACTACTGTCAAAAGCAGGCAAACTACGTGTCTAACGAAAGCCGTCGGCTGTTGGCACTCCGAGCGAAGGCGAAGCAGAACCATTGGCCTTTACCCGAGCTACGGAAGCAATTGATCGAGACAAGTGAGCTCGCGTGGGCGCTTAAAGAAATCTTCGAGCATGTCTCAACAGGCGCTATAGCTGCCGTCAGGCTAAATGGCATGGAAATGTCCCTGCATGTCGATGGAAGCAACGATGCGAGAACTGATGGCAGCAACGATGACCTTGATTCGCTTTGTGCTCTGCTTCTTCTCGAAAGGAAAGAGACTCTTCTCCAAGAACTTTCGCATCCCGATGCAGCACCGCTAGCCCATTTCGTCAGAGAGCACATGGCGACCAAGAGCCTGCAGAAGAATGCCAATAGACTCGGCGTTCCCATCAAGGATGTTCTGTTTCTTGCCCAACATCTCCTGAAATGGCGCAAGGCTCGACTTATCACACCTTTGCATCAGCGCAATACTTACGTCGTCAGTCCCAGTGCACCTCTCAATCAGCTTTCAAGGCTGGGCGAAGAATATGCAAAAGCTTACCCTACGTTGCCGAGCCTGCCAAATATGCTAAAGATTTTGAGTGGCAAGCCTATTAAGTATGGCCTGTTGATTCCATCACGAGATCACCGCGTGGCATACATGGACATTCTGTCATTCCTCGCTCGCCACAGGCTAGTTGTCCAGCTCAAGACATGCGGCTGGCTACGCATACCCAAAGATTTGGCTAAGCAGACACGACTGTCGGGCATTGACCCAAACAGAAGACCTGTTTCAGTACGTAGTCTGCTATCGCCACATCTTCGACCGATGGAGGACGATTTGGAGAGTGTCAGCTCAGACAGGACAGCAATCGCACTTTCCACAAATAAGAACATGAAGAGACCTGGTCAAGGCACTGCTACAACTTCTGTACTCATCACGGATCCAGCTTATCCAACCGAAGAGCAAGCTCGTTTGCTGGAGGCGCTACAAGATAGACTGGACCATGAGCTGGCAGAACACTTCTCGTCATTCCTGCATCTTCTTGATGGCGAGCACGCGTTCGAAGACATTGCAGCTAGGATAGGGGTCAAGCGAGTCAAAGTGGAAGAATGGCTGGCAGATTTCGAGACGCGAGGATGGTTGATGAGTGTGAGGTATATATGCGCTTGA
- a CDS encoding Mitochondrial 2-oxodicarboxylate carrier 2, whose translation MSIEKPLPFIYQFAAGAVAGVSEILVMYPLDVVKTRVQIQGKVPIPGQDHYTSMMDCFRKIIANEGASRLYRGISAPILMEAPKRATKFAANDEWGKVYRNLFGVAKMNQSLSILTGASAGATESFVVVPFELVKIRLQDKAQAAKYNGMIDCVQKIIRQEGVLTLYQGLESTMWRHILWNSGYFGCIFQVRALLPANPTKDKSIQMRNDIISGTVGGTVGTILNTPMDVVKSRIQNSPKVAGGVPKYGWAWPSLGLIMKEEGFGALYKGFLPKVLRLGPGGGILLVVFTGVMDFFRNMRDQAV comes from the exons ATGTCGATCGAAAAGCCCCTGCCCTTCATATACCAGTTCGCTGCTGGTGCGGTAGCTGGTGTGTCGGAGATCTTGGTCATGTACCCGCTGGACGTGGTAAAGACAAGAGT GCAGATTCAAGGCAAAGTTCCCATCCCGGGACAGGATCACTACACCAGCATGATGGACTGTTTCAGGAAGATCATTGCCAACGAAGG CGCATCACGACTCTACCGTGGAATCAGCGCTCCCATCCTCATGGAGGCCCCCAAGCGTGCTACCAAATTCGCCGCCAACGATGAGTGGGGCAAGGTCTACAGGAATCTCTTTGGTGTCGCCAAGATGAACCAGTCTCTCTCGATCCTCACCGGCGCTTCTGCTGGAGCCACAGAGTCGTTCGTGGTAGTGCCCTTCGAGCTGGTCAAGATCCGTCTGCAAG ACAAGGCCCAAGCTGCCAAGTACAATGGCATGATCGACTGCGTGCAGAAGATCATTCGTCAAGAAGGCGTCCTCACACTGTACCAGGGCCTTGAGTCCACCATGTGGCGTCACATCCTCTGGAACAGTGGATACTTTGGCTGCATCTTCCAAGTACGCGCTCTTCTTCCAGCGAATCCGACCAAGGACAAGTCAATACAGATGCGAAACGACATCATATCTGGTACCGTCGGCGGAACAGTTGGCACCATCCTCAACACACCCATGGATGTCGTCAAGAGCAGGATACAAAACTCTCCAAAGGTTGCGGGTGGCGTGCCCAAGTATGGCTGGGCATGGCCGTCTTTGGGTTTGATCATGAAGGAAGAGGGTTTTGGTGCGCTCTACAAGGGCTTCCTCCCAAAGGTGCTTAGATTGGGTCCGGGAGGTGGCATTTTGCTTGTGGTGTTCACTGGAGTCATGGATTTCTTCAGAAACATGCGTGACCAGGCGGTTTAG
- a CDS encoding Dolichyl-diphosphooligosaccharide--protein glycosyltransferase subunit stt3, translating into MAADNSLPGGDFFFKGETGRNTRGLLRLVILCTIAAAAVSARLFSVIRFESIIHEFDPWFNFRATKYLVTHGFYKFWDWFDDRTWHPLGRVTGGTLYPGLMVTSGIIYKLLRFLTLPVDIRNICVLLAPAFSGLTAFATYLLTSEMSDSPSAGLLGAIFMGIAPGYISRSVAGSYDNEAIAIFLLVFTFYLWIKAVKLGSIMWGGLCALFYGYMVSAWGGYVFITNLLPLHVFVLICMGRYSPRLYVSYTTWYALGTLASMQIPFVGFLPIKSSDHMSALGVFGLIQLVGFADFMKNRLQSKQFQTLLWAGIIIVFGVAFGGLVLLTVTGTIAPWSGRFYSLWDTGYAKIHIPIIASVSEHQPTAWPAFFFDLNMLIWLFPAGVYMCFRNLKDEQVFVVIYAVLASYFAGVMVRLMLTLTPIVCVAAAIALSQILDTFTTATQPQEPSTDAKKTNGTVNGSADVKEKIQAALPESLRSAKGPVVGIYSYLSKSLMTGAVTTYLLLFVLHCTWVTSNAYSSPSVVLASKLPDGSQHIIDDYREAYYWLRQNTEQTAKVMSWWDYGYQIGGMADRPTLVDNNTWNNTHIATVGKAMSSREEVSYPIMKQHEVDYVLVVFGGLLGYSGDDINKFLWMVRIAEGIWPDEVKERDFFTARGEYRVDEEATPTMKNSLMYKMSYYKYNSLFPAGQATDRVRGSKLPAQGPELSTLEEAFTSENWIIRIYKVKDHDNLGRSHQEATAFEKGNKRKKAGKRRGPRVATLTRLLRAQGIQEPVIADDGINTASASPASTSQGGVFTKKRRLESSSSSSLVGATPESDGSVRPRDKDSTDPFKLDQVVSPEEQELVLQRYLTEIAPIFPLVPLSGDCSLAVLKAQKPTLLQAVMYAGSTGMLSLEKQEDIARPLLNHLSSSVFTDVEKSLELIQAIQVTCLWYRSPRHHRHIAVYQMIQLAENMALEIGIGGQPLTSPTAEIAVKCADVESGDALRAWLVCYILSSVMSLLMRQTNTAEWTKHHEESLLFLEYAPNSPASDGWLGQYFRAEKLCAAVAKEMQFDDFASCLEVSDPVMKRKVQSCRHQILNWRILIPQSMRSSAPLLFWDHVATAYMHEAVLHTATNKQSFSAPFVAENLSSADFPCPVISQDHITAIYELVTAVQAVIDIYVSLDITTLMALPGLLYTSRAAYANYILAKLHIAVTAAGNTFSSIIEAPLLQMEFYTEKLVALCERIHAVDRDCAAARILRASKRMLEWYELYTASVIHDPGTSMSMAQPDVWTMQGMDSAADFGLDILFTVDEFAVSALHYPV; encoded by the exons ATGGCCGCCGACAACTCGCTCCCCGGCGGCGACTTCTTCTTCAAGGGCGAGACCGGCCGCAACACCAGAGGCCTGCTGCGGCTCGTGATCCTCTGCACCATCGCCGCAGCTGCTGTCTCCGCCCGACTCTTCTCTGTCATCCGCTTCGAGAGCATCATCCACGAAT TCGACCCGTGGTTCAACTTCCGAGCGACAAAGTACCTCGTCACACATGGCTTCTACAAATTCTGGGATTGGTTCGACGACA GAACATGGCATCCCCTGGGACGTGTCACTGGTGGTACTCTCTACCCGGGCCTCATGGTCACATCCGGCATCATCTACAAACTCCTCCGATTCCTGACTCTCCCCGTCGATATTCGCAACATTTGCGTGCTCCTCGCCCCAGCTTTCTCCGGCCTCACGGCTTTCGCAACCTATCTTTTGACCTCTGAAATGAGCGACAGTCCATCAGCGGGTCTGCTTGGAGCTATCTTCATGGGCATCGCGCCAGGATACATTAGCAGAAGCGTGGCAGGATCATACGACAACGAGGCTATCGCAATTTTCTTGCTGGTCTTCACTTTCTACCTCTGGATCAAAGCCGTAAAACTTGGTAGCATCATGTGGGGCGGTCTTTGCGCTCTATTCTATGGCTACATGGTCAGCGCTTGGGGTGGATACGTTTTCATCACGAATTTGCTGCCTCTGCACGTCTTTGTGTTGATCTGCATGGGACGTTATAGCCCACGGCTCTACGTCAGCTACACCACCTGGTACGCACTGGGCACGTTGGCTAGCATGCAGATTCCCTTCGTCGGCTTCTTGCCAATCAAGAGCAGCGACCACATGTCTGCGCTTG GTGTCTTTGGCCTTATCCAGCTCGTGGGCTTCGCGGACTTCATGAAGAACCGCCTCCAGTCGAAGCAGTTCCAGACTCTTCTTTGGGCAGGTATCATCATTGTCTTCGGAGTCGCTTTCGGGGGCCTGGTGCTGCTTACCGTTACCGGAACCATCGCACCCTGGAGTGGTCGCTTCTACTCTCTATGGGATACTGGATACGCCAAGATCCACATTCCCATCATCGCCTCTGTCTCTGAGCATCAGCCAACCGCATGGCCAGCCTTCTTCTTTGACCTGAACATGCTGATCTGGCTGTTTCCAGCTGGTGTATACATGTGCTTCCGCAATCTCAAGGACGAGCAAGTATTCGTTGTCATCTACGCTGTTCTGGCCAGCTACTTTGCAGGTGTCATGGTTCGTCTGATGCTCACACTCACCCCGATCGTGTGTGTCGCAGCGGCCATCGCGCTCAGCCAAATCCTCGATACCTTCACAACTGCCACACAGCCGCAAGAGCCATCCACCGACGCGAAGAAGACCAATGGCACGGTCAATGGCTCCGCAGATGTGAAGGAAAAGATTCAAGCCGCCCTTCCAGAGTCTCTGCGCTCCGCCAAAGGACCAGTGGTTGGCATTTACAGTTACCTCTCCAAGTCACTCATGACTGGAGCTGTCACGACATACTTGCTCCTTTTTGTGCTCCACTGCACGTGGGTCACCTCGAACGCTTACTCATCTCCCTCAGTTGTCCTTGCTTCAAAGTTACCTGACGGCAGCCAGCACATCATCGATGACTACCGAGAGGCGTACTACTGGCTTCGCCAAAACACCGAGCAAACTGCCAAGGTCATGAGTTGGTGGGACTATGGATACCAAATTGGTGGTATGGCCGATAGGCCAACTCTCGTGGACAACAACACTTGGAACAACACGCACATCGCGACTGTTGGAAAGGCAATGTCCAGCCGCGAAGAAGTCTCGTACCCAATTATGAAGCAGCACGAGGTAGACTACGTTTTGGTGGTCTTCGGTGGTCTTCTTGGCTACTCCGGCGACGACATTAACAAGTTCTTGTGGATGGTCCGTATTGCCGAAGGCATCTGGCCAGATGAGGTCAAGGAACGTGACTTCTTCACCGCACGGGGAGAGTATCGTGTCGATGAAGAGGCCACCCCAACCATGAAGAACTCTCTCATGTACAAGATGAGCTACTACAAATACAACTCGCTGTTCCCAGCTGGACAGGCGACCGATCGTGTCCGTGGCTCAAAACTGCCAGCACAGGGCCCAGAGCTTTCCACCCTTGAGGAAGCCTTTACCAGCGAGAATTGGATCATCAGAATTTACAAGGTCAAGGATCACGATAATCTCGGCCGCTCGCATCAAGAAGCCACAGCATTTGAGAAAGGCAACAAGAGAAAGAAGGCTGGAAAGAGACGGGGGCCAAGA GTCGCGACTCTTACCAGATTGTTGCGAGCCCAAGGAATACAGGAGCCTGTCATTGCCGACGATGGCATCAACACTGCCTCCGCTTCGCCTGCCAGCACATCCCAAGGCGGAGTTTTCACAAAAAAGCGTCGCCTCGAAAGCTCCTCGTCTTCAAGCCTAGTGGGAGCCACTCCGGAAAGCGATGGAAGCGTGCGCCCCAGAGACAAGGACAGCACCGACCCCTTCAAGCTTGACCAGGTCGTATCGCCGGAGGAACAGGAGCTCGTACTGCAGAGGTACCTGACTGAGATTGCTCCCATCTTTCCATTGGTTCCGCTATCTGGTGACTGTTCACTAGCTGTCTTGAAAGCACAGAAGCCAACCTTACTGCAAGCCGTTATGTACGCTGGCAGTACCGGGATGCTCTCCCTCGAAAAGCAGGAAGATATCGCGAGACCACTCCTTAATCATTTATCCAGCAGCGTCTTCACCGACGTCGAGAAGAGCCTCGAACTTATCCAAGCCATACAAGTCACTTGCTTGTGGTATCGATCACCCAGGCATCATCGGCACATAGCGGTATACCAG ATGATCCAGCTTGCAGAGAACATGGCGCTCGAGATCGGCATTGGCGGGCAGCCGCTCACGTCCCCGACGGCTGAGATCGCCGTCAAATGTGCTGATGTAGAGTCTGGTGATGCACTCAGGGCA TGGCTCGTTTGTTACATACTTTCTAGCGTCATGAGCCTTCTCATGCGTCAGACTAACACTGCTGAGTGGACCAAACACCATGAAGAAAGCCTCCTCTTCTTGGAATACGCTCCAAACTCACCGGCTAGTGATGGATGGCTAGGCCAATATTTTCGCGCCGAGAAGTTGTGTGCTGCGGTCGCTAAGGAAATGCAATTCGACGATTTTGCTTCATGTCTGGAAGTCTCTGACCCAGTCATGAAGCGTAAGGTCCAGAGCTGTCGCCATCAGATTCTGAATTGGCGCATTTTGATCCCGCAGTCGATGCGATCCAGTGCCCCTCTTCTATTTTGGGACCATGTTGCCACCGCGTACATGCACG AGGCAGTCTTGCACACCGCCACGAATAAGCAATCTTTCTCAGCCCCA TTCGTTGCCGAGAACCTCTCATCCGCAGACTTCCCGTGTCCCGTGATTAGTCAAGATCACATTACAGCGATATACGAGCTCGTTACAGCTGTGCAAGCCGTAATCGACATCTACGTATCTTTGGACATCACTACATTGATGGCTCTACCAGGGTTGTTGTACACCAGTCGAGCGGCATATGCGAATTACATCCTTGCGAAGCTGCACATCGCAGTGACAGCGGCTGGAAACACTTTCAGCTCGATCATAGAAGCCCCATTACTCCAAATGGAGTTCTACACTGAGAAGCTGGTCGCATTGTGCGAGAGAATTCACGCCGTCGACCGCGATTGTGCTGCGGCTAGAATTCTTCGAGCATCGAAGCGTATGCTAGAGTGGTATGAGCTGTACACAGCCAGCGTGATACACGATCCGGGCACTTCGATGTCCATGGCACAGCCAGATGTCTGGACAATGCAAGGAATGGACAGCGCCGCTGACTTTGGCCTCGACATACTCTTCACGGTGGACGAATTCGCCGTCTCTGCTTTGCACTACCCCGTCTGA
- a CDS encoding Short-chain dehydrogenase/reductase VdtF, with the protein MSSNQSGSGRADNEDLEASGLFDVSHVTALVTGGGTGMGLMITQALVSNGAKVYITGRREDVLENTVEKYGQGPGSLHHIVADVSKKDEAIRLAKEIEQKEPEGIQLLVNNAGIARDDHTKFSSAGQPEMSDPKAISEHFLKTEEQQFMDTYRTNVMGQYYMAMAFLPLLAKGTTNTPGYSSSVVYVSSISGAMKDSSMGQFGYASSKAASTHLSRMLATTFAGVKVRVNVIARGVFPSEMTTGSSGSDNKSEMDMNSQNPAGRKGHDSDMAATILFLAGRGGVWYNDQILYPDGVERLER; encoded by the exons ATGTCCTCTAACCAGAGCGGATCAGGTCGCGCCGATAACGAAGACTTGGAGGCTTCTGGCCTATTCGATGTCAGCCACGTTACCGCCCTGGTCACTG GGGGAGGCACAGGCATGGGGTTGATGATTACCCAAGCCCTCGTCAGCAATGGCGCGAAAGTCTACATCACTGGTCGCAGGGAGGATGTATTGGAGAACACAGTCGAGAAGTACGGCCAAGGCCCAGGCAGCCTCCATCACATCGTTGCCGACGTGTCCAAGAAAGATGAGGCTATCCGGCTTGCCAAAGAGATAGAGCAGAAAGAGCCAGAGGGCATACAATTGCTAGTCAACAATGCTGGCATAGCGCGCGATGACCATACCAAGTTCTCCAGCGCTGGTCAACCCGAGATGTCGGACCCCAAAGCGATCTCAGAGCATTTCCTCAAGACGGAGGAGCAGCAGTTCATGGACACTTACCGGACGAATGTGATGGGACAATATTATATGGCAATGGCTTTCTTGCCTCTGCTGGCCAAGGGCACCACTAACACACCAGGCTACTCATCATCTGTCGTATACGTCAGCTCGATTTCTGGCGCGATGAAGGATAGCAGCATGGGACAGTTTGGATACGCCTCCTCGAAGGCAGCCTCGACACATCTATCGCGAATGCTGGCGACAACTTTCGCTGGTGTCAAAGTCCGTGTGAACGTCATTGCCCGGGGTGTCTTCCCCAGCGAAATGACGACTGGATCCAGTGGAAGTGACAACAAATCTGAGATGGATATGAACAGTCAGAACCCTGCTGGAAGGAAAGGCCACGACAGTGACATGGCGGCAACGATTCTGTTTTTGGCTGGCAGAGGCGGCGTGTGGTATAACGATCAGATCCTCTACCCTGATGGTGTTGAACGTTTGGAAAGGTAA
- a CDS encoding putative tRNA-splicing endonuclease subunit tsp-1 — protein MTIQQAPQPPSELQKLLNSHPMSPSSTQDSDLHNLALQIAHNLRYQHLWTDVRLHTNKPETSQPLSRPILSGIPPRRLYVHPDEQIELLQQQKDQGKTGMPELEPQREWVLPSHLREKWTLRRFGATFDAMGTEQGEGEGKGELLFDAEERAVEDENKGSKWRSNLPKRLLLATLEDDSTVVYYIVHDGIVKPRQN, from the coding sequence ATGACAATCCAACAAGCGCCACAACCGCCCTCAGAGCTTCAGAAGCTCCTGAACAGCCATCCCATGTCTCCATCCTCCACCCAAGACTCCGACCTCCACAATCTCGCCCTCCAAATCGCCCACAACCTCCGCTATCAACACCTCTGGACCGACGTACGCCTGCACACAAACAAGCCCGAGACCTCGCAGCCTCTCTCACGTCCCATCCTCTCCGGCATCCCACCTCGCCGACTCTACGTCCACCCGGACGAACAAATCGAGCTTCTCCAGCAGCAAAAAGACCAAGGCAAGACTGGCATGCCCGAGCTCGAGCCACAGCGCGAGTGGGTGCTACCCAGCCATTTACGGGAGAAGTGGACGCTGAGGAGATTTGGAGCGACGTTTGACGCGATGGGAACGGAGCAGGGCGAGGGTGAGGGGAAAGGGGAGCTGTTGTTTGATGCAGAGGAGCGAGCTGTGGAGGACGAGAATAAGGGCAGTAAGTGGAGGAGCAATCTGCCCAAGAGACTACTACTTGCCACGTTGGAGGACGATAGTACGGTTGTGTACTATATTGTGCATGATGGGATCGTGAAGCCGAGACAAAACTGA